A genomic region of Pirellulales bacterium contains the following coding sequences:
- a CDS encoding PEP-CTERM sorting domain-containing protein gives MTTHRMSNWVGRRGWGCISLVLAVLLFSGSARGAMEIEGLDNNTAPASNYDRYDNSSSWIGLPANWPGGAPGSNTSSPYVWSGVGRDANNGTWGTMIAPQFFISANHYHPAIGDTLQFNYNNDPNGPSETETVLAGAWMQAALPGNGGADGDVWIGLLSQAVSSNVAIYPILKMNFNSEYGGLGISTFGLSATIPGTVTTVRMGRNVIDAGTANYYTGLNPADYNGVSNFYGFQYTYNNTASNRGVGNDEAQVVVGDSGAPTFFLYGGSSPALIGTHWLAGTSGGNLVTVDTLDSDYVNYNPALNDVQKVMNQLADANSVARENVTLESPVLGDFNLDGKFDASDIPAMIAALSNLNSYESLHGMNASYLDYIGDLNDDGVVNNADLQAMIALLKMGYGTMSSVPEPASVVLLGLGGLAALAGAWRRRA, from the coding sequence ATGACTACACACCGCATGAGCAACTGGGTTGGGCGGCGGGGCTGGGGATGTATCTCTCTGGTGCTGGCGGTGTTGTTGTTTTCCGGCAGCGCGCGCGGGGCGATGGAGATTGAGGGGCTGGATAACAACACGGCGCCGGCGTCGAATTACGATCGGTACGACAACAGCTCTTCTTGGATAGGGCTGCCGGCGAACTGGCCGGGGGGAGCGCCGGGGAGCAATACGAGTTCGCCGTATGTGTGGTCGGGGGTGGGGCGAGACGCCAACAACGGCACGTGGGGCACGATGATTGCGCCGCAATTTTTTATCAGCGCGAACCACTATCATCCGGCCATCGGGGACACGCTACAGTTCAACTATAACAACGACCCGAATGGTCCGTCGGAGACGGAGACGGTGCTGGCCGGGGCGTGGATGCAGGCCGCACTGCCCGGCAACGGCGGGGCAGACGGGGATGTGTGGATTGGCCTGTTGAGCCAGGCGGTGAGCAGCAATGTGGCGATTTACCCGATTTTGAAGATGAATTTTAACTCCGAATATGGGGGATTGGGGATATCGACATTTGGGCTTTCGGCGACGATTCCGGGGACGGTGACGACGGTGCGGATGGGTCGGAACGTGATTGATGCAGGGACGGCGAATTATTATACGGGCTTGAACCCGGCAGATTACAACGGGGTGAGCAATTTTTATGGGTTTCAATACACGTACAACAACACGGCGAGCAACCGGGGGGTGGGAAACGACGAGGCGCAGGTGGTGGTAGGGGATTCCGGGGCTCCGACGTTTTTTTTGTACGGGGGCTCCTCGCCGGCATTGATCGGAACGCATTGGTTGGCCGGGACGAGCGGGGGCAATCTGGTCACGGTGGATACGCTGGATTCGGATTACGTGAACTATAATCCTGCGCTGAATGACGTTCAGAAAGTGATGAATCAATTGGCGGACGCGAACAGCGTGGCGCGAGAGAACGTGACGTTGGAATCGCCGGTCCTTGGGGATTTTAATTTAGACGGGAAGTTTGACGCGTCGGACATTCCGGCGATGATTGCGGCGCTGAGCAACTTAAACAGTTATGAATCGCTGCACGGCATGAATGCCTCTTATTTGGACTACATCGGCGACCTGAATGACGACGGCGTCGTAAACAATGCAGATTTGCAAGCCATGATTGCGCTGTTGAAAATGGGCTACGGCACCATGAGCTCGGTTCCGGAGCCGGCCAGCGTGGTGCTGTTGGGCCTGGGGGGATTGGCGGCGCTGGCTGGGGCGTGGCGGCGCCGGGCGTGA
- a CDS encoding PEP-CTERM sorting domain-containing protein, giving the protein MKRILVLSTLAALLVCAPMMASASTLTMTAVYEQAYDGTTLAALGTPTIVPNGDYVQVDVKIQLQGLAAGENFWTTFFNLTNTAGITPVQLASTYWMTPATAKNNFNSIPISGGPDYSYPSPAPSLQDYANYDANGPSLGGSTPHWQSANTDSGSNTNDLLSINVEVPASEANNRRYGEASRPGAGYADQLGSPTLIGSVLYQVSAQGAQTISLTPIGGSAWGTWLNNSSGTSTTTNALSTGFTGVGFTIGVPEPASIALLGLGGLGLVAFARRRRS; this is encoded by the coding sequence ATGAAACGCATTTTGGTGTTGTCGACACTTGCAGCTTTGCTTGTTTGTGCTCCGATGATGGCGTCGGCTTCTACGCTTACAATGACTGCCGTGTACGAGCAGGCGTACGACGGAACCACATTGGCTGCCTTGGGTACGCCAACGATTGTCCCTAACGGTGACTATGTGCAGGTTGACGTAAAGATTCAGCTTCAAGGTCTGGCGGCTGGCGAGAACTTCTGGACCACGTTTTTTAATTTGACTAATACGGCCGGGATTACACCGGTGCAATTGGCATCGACCTACTGGATGACGCCCGCGACTGCTAAGAATAACTTCAACTCGATTCCGATCTCTGGTGGGCCTGATTACAGCTACCCGTCACCGGCTCCGTCCTTGCAAGACTATGCGAACTACGATGCCAATGGGCCGTCGCTTGGTGGATCGACACCGCACTGGCAGAGTGCCAACACTGACTCTGGTTCGAACACTAACGACTTGCTGTCGATCAACGTGGAAGTGCCCGCGTCTGAAGCGAACAACCGGCGGTACGGTGAAGCTAGCCGTCCCGGTGCCGGTTACGCCGATCAGTTGGGGTCTCCGACCTTGATTGGTTCGGTTCTTTATCAGGTTAGCGCGCAGGGTGCACAAACCATTTCGCTCACGCCCATCGGTGGAAGTGCGTGGGGCACGTGGCTTAATAATTCGAGCGGGACCAGTACGACTACCAATGCGCTATCAACAGGGTTCACCGGTGTTGGGTTCACGATTGGTGTTCCAGAGCCGGCTTCGATTGCACTGTTGGGCTTGGGTGGCTTGGGCTTAGTCGCGTTCGCCCGTCGCCGCCGTTCCTAG